In Irregularibacter muris, the following are encoded in one genomic region:
- a CDS encoding ABC transporter ATP-binding protein, translated as MEILRTINLTKDYKDGNEVKTVLDDVNVSINRGEFIGIFGPSGSGKSTLLNLIGGLDRPSKGEIYVEGERTDHLSQSKLALYRRRRIGIVYQFYNLMSHLTVEQNMLLPVLMDDKEVDAELYGKIMNIMDLKERLQSFPESLSGGEQQRVAIARALINKPSIVLLDEPTGNLDRENRNKIFELLKYSNSAFHQTMLMVSHDEEIVNKTDRVLQIEDGKIIRDVSLR; from the coding sequence ATGGAAATATTAAGGACGATAAATTTAACTAAAGATTATAAAGATGGCAATGAGGTAAAGACAGTACTTGATGATGTAAATGTTTCGATCAATCGAGGAGAGTTTATAGGAATATTTGGTCCTAGTGGCAGCGGCAAAAGTACTCTGTTAAATCTCATAGGAGGCCTAGATCGACCTTCTAAGGGAGAAATCTATGTAGAAGGAGAGAGAACGGACCATCTCAGTCAATCGAAACTTGCCCTATACAGGCGCAGGAGAATAGGTATCGTCTATCAATTCTACAATCTCATGTCCCACTTAACAGTAGAACAAAATATGTTACTTCCTGTACTAATGGATGACAAAGAGGTAGATGCCGAATTATATGGAAAAATCATGAATATAATGGATTTAAAAGAGAGATTACAAAGCTTTCCGGAAAGTTTATCTGGAGGAGAACAACAGAGAGTAGCCATTGCAAGGGCCCTGATAAATAAGCCTTCTATTGTCCTGCTGGATGAGCCCACAGGCAACCTGGATAGAGAAAATAGAAATAAAATATTCGAACTACTGAAATATTCAAACTCAGCATTTCATCAAACCATGCTCATGGTAAGTCATGATGAAGAGATCGTGAACAAAACCGATCGGGTCCTCCAAATAGAAGACGGAAAAATTATCCGGGATGTGAGTTTACGATGA
- a CDS encoding sensor histidine kinase, translating to MKKKKVFITIFLVNFILFFLLYKMIDGIYYREISKLMDLGTYGYDGSMIIYENKYLVWIFIVLWSIIPSSIFTYIYNQRERTFLKYIEMVQSKLESLSKGDYSLSIDEVSSLGVLHDELYKLVLELRESKELAIRDKLKIKENLEDISHQIKTPLASIEILLELCRENQNERDLAKIDEELSKVNHLISSMLTLARLDVNQIEFKSEEFSIKEAINASIESLETQIRENSIKITVEGEDFIIIGDFYWMVETLINIMKNSIEYGKSQVHIVTRKTNVYSEIVIKDDGEGFTKEDLNKLFQRFYKSKNSTTGAGIGLNLAKNILEKHHGTITAENDSGGRFILKFY from the coding sequence ATGAAAAAGAAGAAAGTCTTTATAACGATATTTCTTGTAAACTTCATACTATTCTTTTTATTATACAAAATGATAGATGGAATATACTATAGGGAAATTTCTAAATTAATGGATTTAGGGACTTATGGATATGACGGTTCTATGATCATCTATGAGAATAAATATCTTGTATGGATATTCATTGTTTTATGGAGCATTATTCCCTCTTCTATTTTTACTTATATTTATAATCAAAGGGAAAGAACTTTTTTAAAATATATAGAAATGGTTCAATCAAAACTAGAGTCCTTATCCAAAGGAGATTATTCCCTATCCATAGATGAAGTAAGCAGTCTTGGGGTATTGCATGACGAGCTATATAAATTAGTTTTGGAATTAAGAGAAAGTAAAGAGCTGGCCATAAGAGATAAGCTGAAAATAAAAGAAAATTTAGAAGATATCTCCCATCAGATCAAAACACCTTTAGCATCCATAGAAATCCTCCTTGAGCTGTGCAGAGAAAATCAAAATGAAAGAGACCTTGCTAAAATCGACGAGGAACTTTCGAAGGTCAATCACCTCATTTCTTCCATGCTGACCCTTGCAAGACTGGATGTAAATCAAATAGAATTTAAGTCTGAAGAGTTTTCCATTAAAGAGGCAATCAATGCCAGTATTGAAAGCCTAGAGACCCAAATCCGAGAAAACTCCATAAAAATTACAGTAGAAGGGGAAGATTTCATAATAATTGGGGACTTTTATTGGATGGTGGAAACCCTAATCAATATTATGAAAAATAGCATTGAATATGGGAAGTCCCAAGTTCACATTGTGACGAGAAAGACCAATGTATATTCAGAGATTGTAATCAAAGATGATGGAGAAGGTTTTACAAAAGAGGATCTAAATAAATTATTTCAGCGATTTTATAAATCAAAAAACAGTACAACCGGAGCGGGTATAGGGCTCAATCTTGCAAAAAATATTTTGGAAAAACATCATGGGACAATCACCGCTGAAAATGATAGTGGTGGAAGGTTTATCCTTAAATTCTATTAA
- a CDS encoding response regulator transcription factor encodes MEKSKILVLEDNKIIREGIKTYLEGNDYKVEEVTTIQEFYNQFIDDIELFVLDVNLPDGNAFSIVPKIKELKKPIIFLTVRDEEVDIINGLKIGGDDYITKPFKLGILKARIETVLRRYQNEDDRFIYYGKMVLDTEGTALHIDGNEVELRPKEYLLLETFMRNMGRTLTRDFLMEITWDHYEEFVHDNTLSVTIRRLREKLDIYGSNIKTIRGLGYKFE; translated from the coding sequence ATGGAAAAATCTAAAATTTTAGTATTAGAAGACAATAAAATAATACGAGAAGGCATCAAGACGTATTTAGAAGGAAATGATTATAAAGTCGAAGAAGTCACTACAATCCAAGAGTTTTATAATCAATTTATTGATGATATAGAATTATTTGTATTGGACGTCAATCTTCCTGATGGAAATGCTTTTAGCATCGTTCCCAAAATAAAAGAATTGAAAAAACCTATTATTTTCCTCACCGTTCGTGATGAAGAAGTAGATATCATTAATGGACTAAAAATCGGGGGAGATGACTACATTACAAAACCCTTCAAACTAGGTATTTTAAAGGCGAGAATAGAAACCGTCTTGAGAAGATATCAGAATGAAGATGACCGATTTATTTATTACGGTAAAATGGTTTTAGATACCGAGGGGACTGCACTTCACATAGATGGGAATGAAGTGGAGCTGAGACCGAAGGAATATTTGCTATTGGAAACCTTCATGAGAAATATGGGGAGAACATTGACTAGAGACTTTCTTATGGAAATCACTTGGGATCATTATGAGGAATTTGTTCACGACAATACCCTATCCGTCACCATTAGAAGATTGAGAGAAAAACTGGACATCTACGGCAGCAATATTAAAACCATAAGGGGTCTAGGATATAAATTTGAGTGA